In the genome of Lynx canadensis isolate LIC74 chromosome X, mLynCan4.pri.v2, whole genome shotgun sequence, one region contains:
- the FAM199X gene encoding protein FAM199X isoform X2 — MSDETSATTSYEKFLTPEEPFPLLGPPRGVGTCLSEEPGCLDISDFGCQLSSCHRTDPLHRFHTNRWNLTSCGTSVASSECSEELFSSVSVGDQDDCYSLLDDQDFTSFDLFPEGSVCSDVSSSISTYWDWSDSEFEWQLPGSDIASGSDVLSDVIPSIPSSPCLLPKKKNKHQNLDELPWSAMTNDEQVEYIEYLSRKVSTEMGLREQLDIIKIIDPSAQISPTDSEFIIELNCLTDEKLKQVRNYIKEHSPRQRPAREAWKRSNFSCASTSGVSGASASASSSSASMKRSKQRKLQQKALRKRQLKEQRQARKERLSGLFLNEEVLSLKVTEEDHEADVDVLM; from the exons ATGTCCGACGAGACGTCGGCCACCACTTCGTATGAGAAGTTTCTAACCCCCGAGGAACCCTTCCCCCTTCTGGGACCCCCTCGCGGGGTGGGCACCTGCCTGAGCGAGGAGCCAGGTTGCCTGGACATCAGCGACTTTGGCTGCCAGCTGTCCTCTTGTCATCGCACCGATCCGCTCCACCGCTTTCACACCAACAG GTGGAACTTAACTTCTTGTGGAACAAGCGTTGCCAGCTCAGAATGCAGTGAGGAGCTATTTTCATCAGTTTCTGTTGGAGATCAAGATGACTGCTATTCCCTGTTAGATGATCAAGACTTCACTTCTTTTGATTTATTCCCTGAGGGAAGTGTCTGCAGTGATGTCTCTTCTTCTATTAGCACATACTGGGATTGGTCAGATAGCGAGTTTGAATGGCag ttacCGGGCAGTGACATTGCCAGTGGGAGTGATGTACTTTCTGATGTCATACCCAGTATTCCGAGTTCACCTTGCCTgcttcctaaaaagaaaaacaagcaccAGAATTTAGACGAACTTCCTTGGAGTGCAATGACAAATGATGAGCAG GTGGAATATATTGAGTATTTGAGTCGTAAAGTCAGTACGGAGATGGGTCTTCGGGAGCAActtgatattattaaaataattgatcCTTCTGCTCAAATCTCCCCTACAGACAGTGAATTTATTATTGAACTTAACTGTCTCACAGATGAAAAACTGAAGCAG GTCAGAAACTATATCAAGGAGCATAGCCCTCGCCAACGGCCTGCAAGAGAGGCCTGGAAGAGAAGCAACTTTAGTTGTGCGAGCACTAGTGGAGTGAGCGGTGCCAGCGCCAGCGCCAGCAGCAGCAGTGCCAGCATG aAGCGATCCAAGCAGCGGAAGTTACAGCAGAAGGCCTTACGCAAGAGGCAGCTGAAAGAGCAGAGGCAGGCTCGGAAGGAGAGGCTCAGTGGGCTCTTCCTCAATGAAGAAGTGCTGTCCTTGAAAGTGACTGAGGAAGACCATGAAGCAGATGTAGACGTTTTGATGTAA
- the FAM199X gene encoding protein FAM199X isoform X1, whose amino-acid sequence MSDETSATTSYEKFLTPEEPFPLLGPPRGVGTCLSEEPGCLDISDFGCQLSSCHRTDPLHRFHTNRWNLTSCGTSVASSECSEELFSSVSVGDQDDCYSLLDDQDFTSFDLFPEGSVCSDVSSSISTYWDWSDSEFEWQLPGSDIASGSDVLSDVIPSIPSSPCLLPKKKNKHQNLDELPWSAMTNDEQVEYIEYLSRKVSTEMGLREQLDIIKIIDPSAQISPTDSEFIIELNCLTDEKLKQVRNYIKEHSPRQRPAREAWKRSNFSCASTSGVSGASASASSSSASMVSSASSSGSSVGNSASNSSANMSRAHSDSNLSASAAERIRDSKKRSKQRKLQQKALRKRQLKEQRQARKERLSGLFLNEEVLSLKVTEEDHEADVDVLM is encoded by the exons ATGTCCGACGAGACGTCGGCCACCACTTCGTATGAGAAGTTTCTAACCCCCGAGGAACCCTTCCCCCTTCTGGGACCCCCTCGCGGGGTGGGCACCTGCCTGAGCGAGGAGCCAGGTTGCCTGGACATCAGCGACTTTGGCTGCCAGCTGTCCTCTTGTCATCGCACCGATCCGCTCCACCGCTTTCACACCAACAG GTGGAACTTAACTTCTTGTGGAACAAGCGTTGCCAGCTCAGAATGCAGTGAGGAGCTATTTTCATCAGTTTCTGTTGGAGATCAAGATGACTGCTATTCCCTGTTAGATGATCAAGACTTCACTTCTTTTGATTTATTCCCTGAGGGAAGTGTCTGCAGTGATGTCTCTTCTTCTATTAGCACATACTGGGATTGGTCAGATAGCGAGTTTGAATGGCag ttacCGGGCAGTGACATTGCCAGTGGGAGTGATGTACTTTCTGATGTCATACCCAGTATTCCGAGTTCACCTTGCCTgcttcctaaaaagaaaaacaagcaccAGAATTTAGACGAACTTCCTTGGAGTGCAATGACAAATGATGAGCAG GTGGAATATATTGAGTATTTGAGTCGTAAAGTCAGTACGGAGATGGGTCTTCGGGAGCAActtgatattattaaaataattgatcCTTCTGCTCAAATCTCCCCTACAGACAGTGAATTTATTATTGAACTTAACTGTCTCACAGATGAAAAACTGAAGCAG GTCAGAAACTATATCAAGGAGCATAGCCCTCGCCAACGGCCTGCAAGAGAGGCCTGGAAGAGAAGCAACTTTAGTTGTGCGAGCACTAGTGGAGTGAGCGGTGCCAGCGCCAGCGCCAGCAGCAGCAGTGCCAGCATGGTCAGTTCTGCAAGCAGCAGTGGGTCCAGTGTTGGAAACTCTGCTTCAAACTCCAGTGCCAACATGAGTCGAGCACACAGTGACAGCAACTTGTCTGCAAGTGCAGCAGAGCGGATTCGGGATTCAAAA aAGCGATCCAAGCAGCGGAAGTTACAGCAGAAGGCCTTACGCAAGAGGCAGCTGAAAGAGCAGAGGCAGGCTCGGAAGGAGAGGCTCAGTGGGCTCTTCCTCAATGAAGAAGTGCTGTCCTTGAAAGTGACTGAGGAAGACCATGAAGCAGATGTAGACGTTTTGATGTAA